A genomic region of Halomonas aestuarii contains the following coding sequences:
- a CDS encoding glycosyltransferase family 9 protein — translation MKHPLPDRPQHICVLRLSALGDVCNLVPTVRALQRQWPEARITWIVGKGEHSLLAGLSGVEFVVYDKSTGLAGMRALWRELSDTRFDLLLHMQQALRASVLSLGLKADLRVGYDKARAKDAQHWFTQRQLAPHPHAHVLDSYLDFARLLGVEDLSLTWDLPVPEAAVEEARGITGEAPYLLISPCANPRLRNFRNWSAEGYAAVIEHAWRQHGLTTVLTGGGSTQERELGERIRALCPPEVVTDVIGDTSLKGLLALIRDARAVIAPDSGPVHMANALGAPVVGLYATTNPDRAGPYLWRAFVVDRYPDAVRTYLHKSPADLPWGQRVRHPDAMSLIRAEDVIDRLEALLAQSESPIETESPDEA, via the coding sequence ATGAAGCATCCTCTGCCCGACCGGCCCCAGCACATCTGCGTACTGCGCCTCTCCGCCCTGGGTGATGTCTGTAACCTGGTGCCTACGGTGCGTGCCCTGCAGCGCCAGTGGCCCGAGGCGCGGATCACCTGGATCGTCGGCAAGGGCGAGCACAGTCTACTGGCGGGCCTCTCCGGGGTCGAGTTCGTCGTCTACGACAAGTCGACCGGGCTTGCCGGCATGCGGGCCCTGTGGCGCGAGCTTTCGGATACCCGATTCGACCTGCTGCTGCACATGCAGCAGGCCCTGCGCGCCAGCGTCCTCTCCCTCGGGCTCAAGGCCGACCTGCGAGTGGGCTACGACAAGGCCCGCGCCAAGGATGCCCAGCACTGGTTCACCCAGCGGCAGCTGGCGCCCCATCCGCACGCCCACGTGCTCGACTCCTACCTCGACTTCGCGCGCCTGCTGGGCGTCGAGGATCTCTCCCTGACCTGGGATCTGCCGGTGCCCGAGGCCGCCGTCGAGGAGGCGCGCGGCATCACCGGGGAGGCGCCCTACCTGCTGATCAGCCCCTGCGCCAACCCCCGGCTGCGCAACTTCCGCAACTGGTCCGCGGAGGGCTATGCGGCGGTGATCGAGCATGCCTGGCGCCAGCACGGCCTGACGACGGTGCTGACCGGCGGCGGCAGCACCCAGGAGCGCGAGCTCGGCGAGCGCATCCGGGCCCTCTGTCCCCCCGAGGTGGTCACCGACGTCATCGGCGACACCTCGCTCAAGGGGCTGCTGGCCCTGATCCGGGACGCCCGCGCGGTGATCGCCCCGGATTCGGGGCCGGTGCACATGGCCAATGCCCTGGGGGCCCCGGTGGTGGGGCTCTACGCCACGACCAATCCCGACCGGGCGGGCCCCTACCTGTGGCGGGCGTTCGTGGTCGACCGCTACCCGGACGCCGTGCGCACCTATCTGCACAAGTCACCCGCGGACCTTCCCTGGGGCCAGCGGGTCCGCCATCCCGATGCCATGTCGCTGATTCGTGCCGAGGACGTGATCGACCGCCTCGAGGCACTGCTGGCCCAATCCGAGTCCCCCATCGAGACGGAGTCCCCCGATGAAGCTTGA
- the rpiA gene encoding ribose-5-phosphate isomerase RpiA has translation MTQDELKDAVAAAAIDEIRPHLGNDIVIGVGTGSTADRFIDRLAELRGDFRGAVASSEASAERLRGHGIDLYELNEVGTVPVYVDGADEVNAHLHMIKGGGAALTREKIVAACAERFICIADGSKKVATLGDFPLPVEVIPMARSYVARELVKLGADPVYRQGVVTDNGNQILDCFEFMIEDPVAMEARLNAIVGVVTNGLFAARGADLLLLGTDRGVERLLPA, from the coding sequence ATGACCCAGGACGAACTCAAGGACGCCGTGGCCGCCGCCGCCATCGACGAGATCCGCCCGCACCTCGGGAACGATATCGTCATCGGCGTCGGCACCGGCTCCACCGCGGACCGTTTCATCGACCGGCTGGCCGAGCTGCGCGGCGACTTCCGCGGTGCCGTGGCCAGCTCCGAGGCCAGCGCCGAGCGCCTGCGTGGCCACGGCATCGATCTCTACGAGCTCAACGAGGTGGGGACGGTGCCCGTCTATGTCGATGGCGCGGACGAGGTGAATGCGCACCTGCACATGATCAAGGGCGGTGGCGCGGCCCTGACCCGCGAGAAGATCGTGGCGGCCTGCGCCGAACGCTTCATCTGCATCGCCGACGGCTCGAAGAAGGTCGCCACGCTGGGCGACTTCCCGCTGCCGGTCGAGGTGATTCCCATGGCGCGTTCCTACGTGGCCCGGGAACTGGTCAAGCTGGGGGCCGATCCGGTCTATCGCCAGGGCGTGGTCACCGACAACGGCAACCAGATCCTGGACTGCTTCGAGTTCATGATCGAGGACCCGGTCGCCATGGAGGCGCGCCTCAATGCGATCGTCGGCGTGGTCACCAACGGGCTCTTCGCCGCCCGGGGCGCGGACCTGCTGCTGCTCGGCACCGACCGGGGCGTGGAACGGCTGCTGCCGGCCTGA
- a CDS encoding 3-deoxy-D-manno-octulosonic acid kinase: protein MRLATYRAGKTCILYDADSLCDAGRPPQTAAPITPDCFEPDRWREAGRVTGEAPGRGASLFLDAGEGAEWVLRPYRRGGLIARASDARYLWTGLERTRAFRECRLTAHLHDRGLPVPRPVAAGVTRHGLTYEAALITVRIPGARALADLLVRQQADDALLDRVGATVRRFHDAGLDHVDLNARNLLVDPKGEVWLIDLDRCRLRRPGRWQEANLARLQRSLEKFDAAGAMAAIRRGYDRASA, encoded by the coding sequence ATGCGGTTGGCAACGTATCGAGCGGGAAAGACTTGCATTCTATATGATGCGGACAGTTTATGTGACGCCGGCCGGCCGCCACAAACCGCTGCGCCCATCACGCCTGACTGCTTCGAGCCCGACCGCTGGCGTGAGGCCGGCCGGGTCACCGGCGAGGCCCCGGGCCGCGGCGCCAGCCTCTTCCTGGATGCCGGTGAGGGCGCCGAGTGGGTCCTGCGCCCCTATCGCCGCGGGGGACTGATCGCCCGGGCGAGCGACGCCCGCTACCTCTGGACCGGCCTGGAACGGACCCGGGCCTTCCGCGAGTGTCGCCTGACCGCCCACCTGCACGACCGCGGCCTGCCGGTGCCCCGCCCGGTGGCGGCCGGGGTGACGCGCCATGGCCTCACCTACGAGGCGGCCCTGATCACCGTGCGGATTCCCGGCGCCCGTGCCCTGGCCGATCTCCTCGTGCGACAGCAGGCCGATGACGCCCTGCTCGACCGGGTCGGCGCCACCGTGCGCCGCTTCCATGACGCCGGCCTCGACCATGTCGACCTCAACGCCCGCAACCTGCTGGTCGACCCGAAGGGCGAGGTCTGGCTGATCGACCTGGACCGCTGCCGACTGAGGCGGCCCGGCCGGTGGCAGGAGGCCAATCTCGCGCGCCTGCAGCGCTCGCTCGAGAAGTTCGACGCCGCCGGCGCCATGGCGGCCATCCGCCGCGGTTACGACAGGGCGTCGGCGTAG
- a CDS encoding glycosyltransferase family 2 protein, producing MTPITGIIITLDEAENIADCIASLRPVCDEVIVVDSGSRDDTVAIAESLGATVIHQPYLGDGPQKAFAVPRARHDWILALDADERLDEDAVAAIRSLALDDPDKAYRFNRRNFAGHHWIKAAGFYPDPVTRLYNRTTSGYLPKKAHSSVQAPATVDTGSHIRHFTYRDLSHWITRIDQLSSRDAWAMKERGKGPSPWRPTLHAASAMIRKLILKGGLLQGTDGMTVAITTAFHAYMKYAKLNELHENERANASSDHA from the coding sequence ATGACGCCCATCACCGGAATCATCATCACCCTCGACGAGGCGGAGAACATCGCCGACTGCATCGCCTCGCTGCGGCCGGTCTGCGACGAGGTCATCGTCGTGGACTCGGGCAGCCGGGACGATACCGTGGCCATCGCCGAATCCCTGGGCGCCACCGTCATCCACCAGCCCTATCTCGGTGACGGGCCCCAGAAGGCCTTCGCCGTCCCCCGGGCACGCCACGACTGGATCCTGGCCCTGGACGCCGACGAGCGGCTCGACGAGGACGCGGTCGCCGCGATCCGCTCCCTCGCCCTGGACGACCCCGACAAGGCGTATCGCTTCAACCGCCGGAACTTTGCCGGGCACCACTGGATCAAGGCGGCCGGCTTCTACCCCGACCCGGTCACGCGGCTCTACAACCGGACCACGTCCGGCTACCTGCCGAAGAAGGCCCACTCCTCCGTGCAGGCCCCCGCCACCGTGGACACGGGCAGCCACATCCGGCACTTCACCTACCGGGACCTGTCCCACTGGATCACCCGCATCGACCAGCTCTCGAGCCGTGATGCCTGGGCCATGAAGGAGCGGGGTAAGGGCCCCTCGCCCTGGCGCCCCACCCTGCATGCCGCCAGCGCCATGATCAGGAAGCTGATCCTCAAGGGCGGCCTGTTACAGGGCACGGATGGCATGACGGTGGCCATCACGACGGCATTCCATGCCTACATGAAGTATGCGAAGTTGAACGAACTCCACGAGAACGAACGGGCCAACGCCTCCTCGGACCATGCCTGA
- the hldE gene encoding bifunctional D-glycero-beta-D-manno-heptose-7-phosphate kinase/D-glycero-beta-D-manno-heptose 1-phosphate adenylyltransferase HldE codes for MKLDLTALEHSRLLVVGDVMLDRYWHGGTSRISPEAPVPVVRVDESEDRPGGAANVALNISSLGAHAALAGLVGDDDNADRLVSRLEDAGVNTRFARSPGIPTITKLRVMSRNQQLIRLDFEEGLGDVDTSGLLAQVEAALPDCDLVILSDYGKGTLNRVEELIQLIRGAGKRVLVDPKGSDFRRYRGASVITPNLGEFEAVMGHCRDDAELAARGEAMRAELELEALLITRSEKGMTLIREGHDPLHLPTRAREVYDVTGAGDTVIGVLGLALAAGHGFPEAMTLANLAAGLVVAKPGTATLSIAELYTALHGDKLAEFGVIEEAPLIEAVRAAQARGERVVMTNGCFDILHAGHVAYLEQARRLGDRLVVAVNDDASIGRLKGPKRPINPLVRRMQVLAGLGAVDWVVPFGENTPQRLIEAVLPDVLVKGGDYRPEDIAGGEAVRQAGGEVKVLGFEDGVSTTAMISTILDRET; via the coding sequence ATGAAGCTTGACCTGACCGCCCTGGAGCACTCCCGCCTGCTGGTGGTGGGCGACGTGATGCTCGACCGCTACTGGCACGGGGGCACCTCGCGTATCTCGCCGGAGGCCCCAGTGCCGGTGGTCAGGGTCGACGAGTCCGAGGACCGCCCCGGTGGCGCCGCCAACGTGGCCCTCAACATCTCCTCCCTCGGGGCCCATGCCGCCCTGGCCGGCCTGGTGGGGGACGACGACAACGCTGACCGGCTGGTGTCCCGGCTCGAGGATGCCGGAGTGAACACTCGCTTCGCGCGTAGCCCCGGAATTCCCACCATCACCAAGCTGCGGGTGATGAGCCGCAACCAGCAGCTGATCCGTCTAGACTTCGAGGAGGGCCTCGGCGACGTCGATACCTCGGGGCTGCTGGCCCAGGTCGAGGCGGCCCTGCCCGACTGCGACCTGGTGATCCTGTCCGACTACGGCAAGGGGACCCTGAACCGGGTCGAGGAGCTGATCCAGCTGATCCGGGGTGCCGGCAAGCGGGTGCTGGTGGACCCCAAGGGCAGCGACTTCCGGCGGTACCGCGGGGCCAGCGTGATCACCCCCAACCTGGGCGAGTTCGAGGCGGTCATGGGCCACTGCCGGGACGACGCCGAGCTCGCCGCCCGCGGCGAGGCGATGCGCGCCGAGCTCGAGCTCGAGGCCCTGCTGATCACTCGCAGCGAGAAGGGCATGACGCTGATCCGCGAGGGTCATGATCCCCTGCACCTGCCCACCCGGGCCCGCGAGGTCTATGACGTCACCGGTGCCGGCGACACCGTGATCGGCGTGCTGGGCCTGGCCCTCGCCGCCGGGCACGGTTTCCCCGAGGCGATGACCCTGGCCAACCTGGCCGCCGGCCTGGTGGTGGCCAAGCCAGGCACCGCGACACTGTCCATCGCCGAGCTCTATACCGCCCTGCACGGCGACAAGCTGGCCGAGTTCGGGGTCATCGAGGAGGCCCCGCTGATCGAGGCGGTGCGCGCCGCCCAGGCCCGCGGTGAGCGGGTGGTGATGACCAACGGCTGCTTCGACATCCTGCATGCCGGCCATGTCGCCTACCTGGAGCAGGCCCGCCGTCTCGGCGACCGCCTGGTGGTGGCCGTCAACGACGACGCCTCCATCGGCCGCCTCAAGGGCCCCAAGCGCCCCATCAACCCCCTGGTGCGGCGCATGCAGGTGCTGGCTGGCCTGGGCGCCGTCGACTGGGTGGTGCCCTTCGGCGAGAACACCCCCCAGCGCCTGATCGAGGCCGTGCTGCCCGACGTGCTGGTCAAGGGCGGTGACTACCGGCCCGAGGATATCGCCGGCGGCGAGGCCGTGCGCCAGGCGGGGGGCGAGGTGAAGGTGCTGGGCTTCGAGGACGGCGTCTCCACGACTGCGATGATCTCCACCATCCTCGACCGCGAGACCTGA
- the waaA gene encoding lipid IV(A) 3-deoxy-D-manno-octulosonic acid transferase — translation MAVSPPWARRAYSAALYLLAPLVWSRVWREQLPGRDRRERLGLIPRSREEERVIWLHCASVGEVQAARPLIAALVERWPGHRLVVTTMTATGAQRVLALSKTPGEERTAGEVSHHFVPLDFPGAARRFVTRLRPALAIFFETELWPNLLAACDRAEVPVGVVNGRLSPRAFRGYRRLGPLMKDALGHVTWLAAKSPDDARRFHDLGMPAERSEVVGSLKFDLAVNDEARAVSERMRDRLGRRPVWVAGSTHPGEDERLLDAHARLRRSLPEALLVLVPRHPRRFEAVAELCRQAGLAVARRSRDEWPRDATAVYLGDTMGELLALYGAADLAFVGGSLVPIGGHNLLEPAAMGVPVLTGPELANFSDVAEVMREAGALTEVADAEALADTLVRLFDDAPARRRLAEAGRAVVTANRGALERTLAGLERLLKPE, via the coding sequence ATGGCGGTCTCGCCCCCCTGGGCCCGCCGAGCCTATTCGGCGGCCCTCTATCTCCTTGCCCCGCTGGTCTGGTCGAGGGTCTGGCGCGAGCAGCTCCCCGGACGCGATCGCCGTGAGCGGCTGGGCCTCATCCCTCGCTCCCGCGAGGAGGAGCGGGTCATCTGGCTGCACTGCGCCTCGGTGGGCGAGGTGCAGGCCGCCCGGCCGCTGATCGCGGCGCTCGTTGAACGCTGGCCTGGCCATCGCCTGGTCGTCACCACCATGACCGCCACCGGGGCCCAGCGGGTGCTGGCGTTGTCAAAGACCCCAGGTGAAGAAAGGACTGCAGGCGAAGTGAGCCATCACTTCGTGCCGCTGGATTTCCCCGGCGCCGCGCGCCGCTTCGTCACCCGCCTGCGCCCGGCCCTGGCGATCTTCTTCGAGACCGAGCTGTGGCCCAACCTGCTGGCCGCCTGCGACCGGGCCGAGGTGCCGGTGGGGGTGGTCAACGGCCGGCTCTCGCCCCGGGCCTTCCGGGGGTACCGCCGCCTGGGTCCCCTGATGAAGGATGCCCTGGGGCATGTGACCTGGCTGGCGGCCAAGTCCCCGGACGATGCCCGGCGGTTCCATGACCTGGGCATGCCCGCCGAACGGAGCGAGGTGGTGGGGAGCCTGAAGTTCGACCTCGCCGTCAACGACGAGGCCCGGGCGGTGAGTGAGCGCATGCGTGACCGGCTGGGGCGACGGCCCGTCTGGGTGGCCGGCTCCACCCACCCGGGCGAGGATGAGCGGCTGCTGGACGCCCATGCGCGCCTGAGACGGAGCCTGCCCGAGGCCCTGCTGGTGCTGGTGCCGCGCCATCCCCGGCGCTTCGAGGCCGTGGCGGAGCTGTGCCGCCAGGCGGGCCTCGCCGTGGCTCGCCGTTCCCGCGACGAGTGGCCTCGGGACGCGACCGCCGTCTACCTCGGGGACACCATGGGCGAGCTGCTGGCGCTCTATGGCGCGGCGGACCTGGCCTTCGTGGGTGGCAGCCTGGTGCCCATCGGCGGCCATAACCTGCTGGAGCCAGCGGCGATGGGCGTGCCGGTGCTCACCGGCCCGGAGCTGGCCAACTTCAGCGACGTGGCCGAGGTGATGCGCGAGGCAGGCGCCCTGACGGAGGTGGCCGATGCCGAGGCGCTGGCCGACACCCTGGTGCGACTCTTCGATGACGCGCCGGCGCGTCGGCGTCTGGCCGAGGCCGGACGCGCCGTGGTGACCGCCAACCGGGGGGCCCTCGAGCGGACCCTGGCGGGCCTGGAGAGGCTCCTGAAGCCGGAGTGA
- a CDS encoding glycosyltransferase family 9 protein, which yields MMTLSPARDSDRPRLLVVRNDKLGDFMLAWPALACLKAADPAPHVSVLVPAYTAPLARQCPWIDEVLLDPGEAAGREGRHALLTNLRAGRFDALLTLFSTPRIGWLGWRAGIPLRLAPATKWAQVFYNRRVTQRRSRSEKPEYRYNLELAEALLDELALTPPAPPEPPYWPLPAGTRDAQRARLIDELGLEASTPWVFLHPGSGGSAVNLSLDQYARLVGAVESHLAAGTRPSWVLTAGPGEEAAADRLRDRLAEASLTAYRMPARGGIDDFALSLSAADLFIAGSTGPLHIAGALDRPTAGFYPSRRSATPLRWQTCNAPAHRLAFCPPEGAGERDMSSIDLDAAASLIAERLPPLPTRETTP from the coding sequence ATGATGACACTTTCCCCTGCCAGGGACAGCGACCGCCCTCGCCTGCTGGTGGTGCGCAATGACAAGCTCGGCGACTTCATGCTGGCCTGGCCGGCGCTGGCCTGCCTCAAGGCGGCCGACCCGGCCCCCCATGTGAGCGTGCTGGTGCCGGCCTATACCGCGCCGCTGGCCAGGCAATGCCCGTGGATCGACGAGGTGCTGCTCGACCCGGGCGAGGCGGCCGGCCGCGAGGGACGGCACGCCTTGCTGACCAACCTGCGCGCGGGCCGCTTCGACGCGCTGCTGACCCTCTTCTCCACCCCGCGCATCGGCTGGCTGGGATGGCGGGCCGGCATACCGCTGCGCCTGGCGCCGGCCACCAAGTGGGCCCAGGTATTCTACAACCGCCGGGTGACCCAGCGCAGGTCGCGCTCCGAGAAACCCGAATACCGCTACAACCTGGAGCTGGCCGAGGCCCTGCTGGACGAGCTCGCCCTCACGCCGCCGGCTCCCCCCGAGCCGCCCTACTGGCCGCTGCCGGCAGGCACCCGTGACGCCCAGCGGGCGCGCCTGATCGACGAGCTCGGCCTGGAGGCCTCGACGCCCTGGGTCTTCCTGCACCCGGGCAGCGGCGGCTCGGCGGTCAACCTCTCCCTCGACCAGTACGCGCGCCTGGTGGGCGCCGTCGAGTCACACCTGGCCGCCGGTACCCGGCCGAGCTGGGTGCTGACCGCGGGGCCGGGGGAGGAAGCGGCGGCCGACCGGCTCCGCGACCGGCTGGCCGAGGCGTCGCTCACCGCCTACCGGATGCCGGCCCGTGGCGGCATCGACGACTTCGCCCTGAGCCTCTCGGCCGCCGACCTGTTCATCGCCGGCTCCACCGGCCCGCTGCACATCGCCGGCGCCCTGGACCGGCCGACGGCGGGCTTCTATCCCTCACGCCGCTCCGCCACCCCTCTGCGCTGGCAGACCTGCAATGCGCCGGCCCATCGCCTCGCCTTCTGCCCCCCGGAGGGCGCGGGCGAGCGCGACATGTCGAGCATCGATCTGGACGCCGCGGCGAGCCTGATCGCCGAGCGCCTGCCGCCCCTCCCGACCCGCGAGACGACGCCATGA
- a CDS encoding glycosyltransferase family 4 protein, which translates to MSRKVMHICLSNGWGGLEMYPSRIIPELRRQGWEAHGLALAGSRVAESLEAAGITPLTVASRGRALLGLGRLLAYLKANEIRVLHCHKSSDLRLGALLVTLRPSLRLFFTDHMGVTRPKKDPYHRWAYGRVTRVFSISEATRARNVAAFPLPAERIQRLYLGIDPAPYAPRFSHDERAAMREALGLSEGAVAIGLAGRLTPGKGQRGWVEALAWLAEHRPELAWHGVLVGGLSAAEGSNEAFVEELRARIHALGLEGRIGFAGFRRDLPRLFEALDIVCVPSRNEAFGLTVIEAMAAGKAVVGSDSGAIPELVDAETGRLATPDDPAAWGEALAELAGDEALRRRLGEAARRRVQAHFTLERHVEGLVAVYADALS; encoded by the coding sequence GTGTCCCGAAAGGTCATGCATATCTGCCTCTCGAACGGCTGGGGCGGACTGGAAATGTATCCGTCACGCATTATACCCGAGCTGAGGCGACAGGGGTGGGAGGCCCATGGCCTGGCCCTGGCCGGTTCCCGGGTGGCCGAGAGCCTCGAGGCGGCCGGCATCACGCCGTTGACCGTCGCCTCGCGAGGCCGGGCGCTGCTGGGGCTGGGTCGGTTGCTGGCCTACCTGAAGGCGAACGAGATCCGCGTGCTGCATTGCCACAAGTCCAGCGACCTGCGGCTGGGCGCCCTGCTGGTGACCCTGCGGCCGTCGCTGAGGCTCTTCTTCACCGACCACATGGGCGTCACCCGACCCAAGAAGGATCCCTATCACCGCTGGGCCTATGGCCGCGTCACCCGGGTGTTCTCCATCAGCGAGGCGACCCGCGCGCGCAACGTGGCGGCCTTCCCCCTGCCGGCGGAACGCATCCAGCGCCTCTACCTGGGCATCGACCCGGCGCCCTACGCCCCGCGCTTCTCCCACGACGAACGGGCCGCGATGCGCGAGGCCCTCGGCCTTTCCGAGGGCGCCGTGGCGATCGGCCTGGCGGGGCGACTGACCCCGGGCAAGGGGCAGCGAGGCTGGGTCGAGGCGCTGGCCTGGCTGGCCGAGCATCGGCCGGAACTGGCCTGGCACGGGGTGCTGGTCGGGGGGCTGAGCGCCGCCGAGGGCAGCAACGAGGCCTTCGTGGAGGAACTGCGCGCCCGGATCCACGCGCTGGGCCTGGAGGGCCGGATCGGCTTCGCCGGCTTCCGTCGCGACCTGCCGCGACTGTTCGAGGCGCTGGACATCGTCTGCGTGCCCTCACGCAACGAGGCCTTCGGGCTCACGGTGATCGAGGCCATGGCCGCCGGCAAGGCGGTGGTGGGCAGCGACAGCGGGGCCATTCCCGAACTGGTCGACGCCGAGACGGGACGCCTCGCCACGCCGGACGACCCGGCGGCCTGGGGCGAGGCCCTGGCCGAGCTGGCGGGCGACGAGGCGCTGAGGCGGCGGCTGGGGGAGGCGGCACGCCGGCGCGTGCAGGCGCACTTCACCCTGGAGCGCCATGTGGAAGGCCTGGTGGCAGTCTACGCCGACGCCCTGTCGTAA
- a CDS encoding sulfatase-like hydrolase/transferase, with amino-acid sequence MPDAAVRLRHPRWWALLVIGLWLGYALAMVTRLPTWALPLVTVGWLVLARWQRWGAPARPRPVARVWPWSLVPLVLWGLYVYLVASFGEVDLGAVFFHLQAGISEHGGGERIISALLHTLAMLLLLVAFTWLVRVDHRWRPAERLLAMVLLAGNPMLYGLGQRGAAIVTDDGAWLDRQYVAPVILDAPASPPNLLLLYLESLEHTYADRERFGDAYAPLATLGEQAMVFEGVRQLDNTGWTMAGMIASQCGTPLMPAGLLHDSQFEPLGKVVPGVDCLGDLLAERGYALSFMGGASTSFAGKGVFYRDHGFDRVMGREELEPRLEEPDYVNSWGLYDDTLYDLTVEEIRRLERQGGPWGLVNLSISGHAPHGYPARACRERQGEYDGTDILYSVECSAWLVRRLVERLRDEGLLDNTLVVVASDHLTMRVSAWESLVAERRENTFMLLGEEIEPRRVRVEASTMDVLPTMLEAMGFVIDWHRAGLGVSLLSGEPTLVEAHGLETLNTRLREETALQERLWKGLEPPQPPEGLAAGESVVEQILESPGEMPVETLDELP; translated from the coding sequence ATGCCTGACGCGGCAGTGCGACTTCGTCATCCCCGCTGGTGGGCCCTGCTCGTCATCGGGCTGTGGCTGGGCTATGCCCTGGCCATGGTGACCCGACTGCCCACCTGGGCCCTGCCCCTTGTCACCGTCGGCTGGCTGGTCCTCGCACGCTGGCAGCGCTGGGGGGCGCCCGCTCGCCCCCGGCCGGTGGCACGGGTCTGGCCATGGTCGCTCGTTCCCCTGGTCCTGTGGGGCCTGTATGTCTACCTGGTCGCCAGCTTCGGGGAGGTCGACCTCGGGGCGGTGTTCTTCCATCTTCAGGCCGGCATCTCGGAACACGGGGGCGGCGAGCGGATCATCTCCGCCCTTCTCCATACCCTGGCCATGCTCCTGCTGCTCGTCGCCTTCACCTGGCTGGTGCGGGTCGACCATCGCTGGCGACCCGCGGAGCGCCTGCTGGCCATGGTGCTGCTGGCCGGCAACCCCATGCTCTATGGCCTCGGGCAGCGGGGTGCCGCCATCGTCACCGATGACGGGGCCTGGCTGGACCGTCAGTACGTGGCGCCGGTCATCCTCGATGCCCCCGCCTCGCCGCCCAACCTGCTGCTGCTCTATCTCGAGAGCCTCGAGCACACCTACGCCGACCGGGAGCGCTTCGGCGATGCCTATGCGCCCCTGGCGACCCTGGGCGAGCAGGCCATGGTCTTCGAGGGGGTACGCCAGCTCGACAACACCGGCTGGACCATGGCCGGCATGATCGCCAGCCAGTGCGGCACGCCGCTGATGCCGGCGGGCCTGCTTCACGACAGCCAGTTCGAGCCGCTCGGTAAGGTCGTGCCGGGCGTTGACTGCCTGGGGGACCTGCTCGCCGAACGGGGCTACGCCCTCTCCTTCATGGGCGGGGCCAGCACCAGCTTCGCCGGCAAGGGCGTGTTCTACCGCGATCATGGCTTCGACCGGGTGATGGGGCGGGAGGAGCTGGAGCCGCGCCTCGAGGAGCCCGACTACGTCAACAGCTGGGGCCTGTACGACGATACCCTCTATGACCTCACGGTCGAGGAGATTCGCCGGCTGGAGCGGCAAGGCGGGCCCTGGGGGCTGGTCAACCTCAGCATCTCCGGCCATGCCCCCCACGGCTATCCGGCGCGCGCCTGCCGGGAGCGCCAGGGCGAGTACGACGGCACCGATATCCTCTACTCGGTCGAGTGCTCCGCCTGGCTGGTCCGCCGCCTGGTGGAGCGACTCCGGGACGAGGGGCTCCTGGACAACACCCTGGTGGTGGTCGCCAGCGACCACCTCACCATGCGCGTCTCCGCCTGGGAGAGCCTGGTCGCCGAACGGCGGGAGAACACCTTCATGCTGCTGGGCGAGGAGATCGAGCCGCGCCGGGTCAGGGTAGAGGCCTCGACCATGGATGTGCTTCCCACCATGCTCGAGGCCATGGGGTTCGTCATCGACTGGCACCGGGCCGGGCTCGGCGTGTCGCTGCTCTCGGGCGAGCCGACGCTGGTCGAAGCGCACGGGCTGGAGACCCTGAACACCCGCCTGAGGGAGGAGACGGCCCTCCAGGAGCGCCTGTGGAAGGGACTGGAGCCCCCGCAGCCCCCGGAGGGCCTGGCTGCAGGCGAGTCGGTCGTCGAGCAGATCCTCGAGTCTCCCGGGGAGATGCCCGTCGAGACCCTCGATGAGCTGCCCTAG